The following coding sequences lie in one Mycobacterium gordonae genomic window:
- a CDS encoding zinc-binding metallopeptidase family protein has translation MRDFHCPNCGQRLAFENSECLSCHSSLGFSLNQMALLVIAKRDEDSEHAGAVAANEYQLCANLYVAECNWLVPVGHPGGLCESCSLTIERPNDNDTVGMAEFARAEAAKRRLVAELHELSLPIIGRDQDPDYGLAFRLLSSAHENVITGHENGVITLDLAEGDDVHREQLRVEMEEPYRTLLGHFRHEVGHYYFYRLIRSPEYLQQFDELFGDPDADYQAALDRHYSQGAPEGWQETFVSSYATMHPAEDWAETFAHYLHIRDTLDTSASCGLAPAAATFDRPPLGPSAFPTIIEMWLPLSWSLNMVNRSMGHDDLYPFVLPPAVLNKMQLVHTVIEEMTSQLRAVS, from the coding sequence ATGCGTGACTTCCACTGCCCCAACTGCGGCCAGCGCCTGGCATTCGAGAACTCCGAGTGCCTGTCCTGCCACAGCTCGCTGGGGTTCTCCCTGAACCAGATGGCACTGCTGGTGATCGCCAAGCGCGACGAAGACAGCGAGCACGCTGGCGCGGTGGCCGCCAACGAGTATCAACTCTGCGCCAATCTCTACGTTGCCGAATGCAATTGGCTGGTTCCCGTAGGCCATCCGGGCGGCCTGTGCGAGTCGTGCTCGCTGACGATCGAGCGGCCCAACGACAACGACACCGTCGGGATGGCGGAGTTCGCCCGCGCCGAGGCGGCCAAGCGGCGGCTCGTCGCCGAACTGCACGAGCTGAGTCTGCCGATCATCGGGCGCGACCAGGACCCCGACTACGGATTGGCTTTCCGCTTGCTCTCCAGCGCGCACGAGAACGTGATCACCGGGCACGAGAACGGGGTCATCACCCTGGATCTGGCCGAGGGCGACGACGTGCACCGCGAGCAGCTGCGGGTGGAGATGGAAGAGCCGTACCGCACCCTGCTCGGTCACTTCCGCCACGAGGTCGGGCACTACTACTTCTACCGGCTGATCCGCTCGCCCGAGTACTTGCAGCAATTCGACGAGTTGTTCGGTGACCCCGACGCTGACTATCAGGCGGCGTTGGACCGTCATTACAGCCAGGGCGCGCCGGAGGGCTGGCAGGAGACGTTCGTCTCGTCGTACGCGACCATGCACCCGGCCGAAGACTGGGCGGAGACGTTCGCGCACTATCTGCACATCCGGGACACCCTGGACACCTCGGCGTCCTGCGGCCTGGCCCCGGCGGCAGCGACCTTCGACCGACCGCCTCTGGGACCCAGCGCTTTTCCCACCATCATCGAGATGTGGCTGCCGCTGTCCTGGTCGCTGAACATGGTGAACCGATCGATGGGCCACGACGACCTCTACCCGTTCGTGCTGCCGCCCGCGGTGCTGAACAAGATGCAGCTCGTGCACACCGTGATCGAAGAGATGACGTCGCAGTTGCGGGCCGTCAGCTGA
- a CDS encoding NUDIX domain-containing protein, whose translation MTQTWLSVDVVALTEDEPVSRIVLIRRAGTPHRGATTLPGGLLAAEQGETVEQAARRIVRDKAGTEITGGIVVVDVVSDPARDERGHTVSIVVAARVPGGTEGAIAVAEIPDAMPFQHNAIAHAALTRIGERLLADASTTYALLGPETTFVEVYSLLRACTAITDTAARARLDRSPLYARTGRSRKPAGSGRPARVYRRPPR comes from the coding sequence GTGACTCAGACCTGGCTCAGCGTCGATGTGGTGGCACTCACCGAGGACGAGCCGGTGTCGCGCATCGTGCTCATCCGGCGCGCCGGCACCCCGCACCGCGGAGCGACGACGTTGCCCGGCGGGTTGCTGGCCGCCGAGCAAGGTGAGACCGTCGAGCAGGCCGCCAGAAGGATTGTGCGCGACAAGGCCGGCACGGAAATCACCGGCGGCATCGTGGTCGTCGACGTGGTCAGCGACCCGGCGCGCGACGAGCGCGGACACACCGTGTCCATCGTCGTGGCGGCACGCGTTCCAGGCGGTACCGAAGGAGCCATTGCGGTCGCAGAGATTCCCGACGCGATGCCGTTCCAGCACAACGCCATTGCCCATGCCGCGCTGACCCGGATCGGCGAGCGCCTACTGGCCGATGCGAGCACCACCTATGCCCTACTCGGTCCGGAAACCACGTTCGTCGAGGTCTACTCGCTGCTGCGAGCCTGCACCGCGATCACCGATACGGCCGCACGAGCACGCCTGGACCGTTCCCCGCTCTACGCACGGACCGGCCGGTCACGCAAACCCGCCGGGTCCGGACGGCCCGCCCGCGTCTATCGCCGGCCGCCCCGGTAA
- a CDS encoding nicotinate phosphoribosyltransferase — MNDSQERALDTLLATDAYKLDHRRQYPKGTEFVYSNLTARGTRLADVDATVFFGLQAYLQQLRQRWQVFFDLDPDELDGVLTGYEQFVAALLGPNDIGAEHFRELHSLGYLPLRVRAVQEGTLIPLRVPYLTVENTDRRFFWLTNYLETELSAQLWQPITSATLAWRNRALLDERAALSGDEDAVKFQGHEFAYRGMSGTEAAAASGAGHLLSFTGTDTLPAIRYVQQYYPGNDGELIGASVPATEHSVMCAGGQDGELQTFDRLLALYPSGTLSVVSDTWNLWRVLTEYLPARADEIMSRSGRLVIRPDSGDPELILCGDPEAPAGTPEHQGVVRLLAETFGTVVNDKGYRELDPHVGAIYGDSITYERADSITRNLMDQGFASTAVVFGFGSYTYQYQTRDTFKMAVKATWVQVDGQGRDILKDPITDDGSKKSATGRLAVRRRTDGRPYLIEHADHDADDELQTVFEDGELQRCRSFAEVRANLRRESAIRDHWART, encoded by the coding sequence ATGAACGACAGCCAGGAGCGCGCGCTGGACACCTTGCTGGCCACCGACGCCTACAAACTGGACCACCGCCGCCAATATCCGAAGGGGACCGAATTCGTCTATTCGAACCTCACCGCGCGCGGCACCCGGCTTGCCGACGTCGATGCCACCGTATTTTTCGGGCTGCAGGCCTACCTTCAACAACTGCGGCAGCGTTGGCAGGTGTTCTTCGACCTCGACCCCGACGAACTCGACGGGGTGCTGACCGGGTACGAGCAGTTCGTGGCGGCCCTGCTGGGCCCCAATGATATTGGCGCCGAACATTTTCGGGAGCTGCACTCGTTGGGGTACCTGCCGTTGCGGGTGCGGGCGGTCCAGGAGGGGACGCTGATCCCGCTGCGGGTGCCCTACCTGACGGTCGAGAACACCGACCGCCGATTCTTCTGGCTGACGAACTATCTCGAGACCGAACTGTCCGCGCAGCTGTGGCAACCGATCACCAGCGCCACGCTGGCATGGCGCAACCGCGCACTGCTCGACGAGCGGGCGGCGCTGTCCGGCGACGAGGACGCGGTGAAGTTTCAGGGCCACGAATTCGCCTACCGCGGAATGTCCGGCACCGAAGCCGCGGCCGCATCAGGAGCGGGCCACCTGCTCAGCTTCACCGGAACCGATACGCTGCCCGCCATCCGCTACGTCCAGCAGTACTACCCGGGAAACGACGGCGAGCTGATCGGGGCCAGCGTCCCGGCCACCGAGCACTCGGTGATGTGCGCCGGCGGCCAAGACGGCGAGCTGCAGACCTTCGATCGCCTGCTCGCGCTGTACCCGTCCGGCACCCTGTCCGTCGTCTCCGACACCTGGAACCTGTGGCGGGTGCTCACCGAGTATCTGCCGGCGCGCGCAGACGAGATCATGTCCCGCAGCGGCAGACTTGTGATCAGGCCCGACTCGGGCGACCCGGAGCTGATCCTGTGCGGCGATCCGGAGGCCCCCGCGGGCACACCCGAACACCAGGGTGTGGTGCGGCTGCTCGCGGAGACGTTCGGGACCGTCGTCAACGACAAAGGCTATCGGGAACTCGACCCGCATGTCGGCGCCATCTATGGGGATTCGATCACCTACGAACGCGCCGACTCCATCACCCGAAACCTGATGGATCAGGGTTTTGCCTCTACCGCAGTCGTTTTCGGGTTCGGGTCCTACACATACCAGTACCAGACCCGCGACACGTTCAAGATGGCCGTCAAAGCCACCTGGGTCCAGGTCGACGGTCAGGGCCGCGACATCCTCAAAGACCCGATCACCGACGACGGCTCCAAGAAGTCGGCCACCGGGCGGCTGGCCGTGCGCCGGCGCACCGACGGTCGCCCCTACCTGATCGAGCACGCCGACCACGACGCCGACGATGAACTGCAGACGGTCTTCGAAGACGGAGAGCTGCAGCGCTGCCGATCCTTCGCCGAGGTGCGCGCGAACCTGCGCCGCGAGAGCGCGATTCGCGATCACTGGGCCCGCACGTGA
- a CDS encoding ribose-phosphate pyrophosphokinase — protein sequence MTDYEFFTLDADTGALTPEPVEVFAYPMGDVTVRRTSGAELSPRVQGLWVRTSCPDWSVVFNWASLVAAAARRVLVMPYLPSARGDKDMPSPARTNARLAALSGITDIVAVDPHSPVWLNAMSATDPTIGRWELDLATIVSDAVRDSGPYQGVIGPDAGSKGRAALVADNLGVPVFLASKSRDQATGKLKGYTAPDGVLTGRFLVVDDICDGGGTFALLRQAIPAEVSLDLWVTHGGFTGPEHSRNALAGYQCVYATDSLTSARGEHVRITDLAPYVTQTVRRVVTNPEGTQS from the coding sequence ATGACCGATTACGAGTTCTTCACTCTCGACGCCGACACCGGCGCACTCACACCCGAACCGGTCGAGGTGTTCGCCTACCCGATGGGTGATGTGACCGTGCGGCGCACGTCCGGTGCCGAACTCTCCCCCCGTGTTCAGGGGCTGTGGGTACGCACGTCCTGCCCGGACTGGTCTGTGGTGTTCAACTGGGCATCCCTGGTCGCGGCGGCTGCCCGCCGGGTACTGGTGATGCCGTACCTGCCGAGCGCCCGGGGTGACAAGGACATGCCCAGCCCCGCGCGAACCAACGCCAGGTTGGCGGCGCTCTCGGGCATCACCGACATCGTCGCCGTCGACCCACACTCCCCGGTGTGGCTGAATGCGATGAGCGCGACGGACCCGACCATCGGCCGCTGGGAACTCGACCTGGCCACGATCGTCAGCGATGCCGTGCGCGACAGCGGTCCCTATCAGGGGGTGATCGGACCGGACGCCGGATCGAAAGGGCGAGCCGCACTGGTGGCCGACAACCTCGGCGTGCCGGTGTTCCTCGCGTCGAAATCACGGGACCAGGCCACCGGAAAGCTCAAGGGCTACACCGCTCCCGACGGCGTGCTGACCGGCCGGTTCCTGGTGGTGGACGACATCTGCGACGGCGGTGGCACTTTCGCGCTGCTCAGGCAGGCGATACCGGCGGAGGTATCGCTGGACCTGTGGGTGACTCACGGAGGCTTCACCGGTCCCGAACACTCCCGGAATGCGCTGGCCGGATACCAGTGCGTCTATGCCACCGACTCACTGACGAGCGCGCGCGGCGAACACGTCCGGATCACCGATCTGGCTCCGTACGTCACGCAGACGGTGCGCCGCGTCGTCACCAATCCTGAAGGGACACAGTCATGA
- a CDS encoding PE family protein: MSYLLALPDQIALAAADLVSIDATLGAANRAAAVPTTAVPAAGADEVSAAVASFFARHGRHYQAASDQVATFHQRFVQLMKLGASSYAVAEAANADPLQAVLGLINAPTQTLLGRPLIGNGADATTPGGAGGAGGLLYGNGGNGAAGAANQAGGVGGAAGLIGNGGSGGAGGVGAAGGAGGHGGWWYGNGGSGGQGGSGIAGTVGNNGGNAGSGGTGGAAGLWGAGGAGGQGGTGGAAGGTGVGSALGVAAGSGGRGGDGGSGGWLVGNAGAGGQGGLGGDGSNGGGGRFGGSGGTGGGGGAAGLFGDGGTGGAGGAGGLNGGVGGGGGVGGLGGDGGRGGWVSGNGGVGGQGGAGGPGNYIDNLVIRIGTYGGAGGMGGAGGAAGLFGTGGQGGAGGAGGVTGLVLDPVTEPGAFAGAGGAGGSGGHGGLLNGTGGAGGQGGVGGAGRIAPGAGSFGGNGGAGGDGGAGGLFGAGGAGAAGGAGGVSGRSGAGIGGDGGTGGAGGVLVGAGGTGGQGGAGGAGIQVGLTTGIGGGGGDGGNGGAGGGLFGNGGGGGNGGSGGLSSVPSAAGANGGSGGNGGSAQLIGNGGGGGTGGAGGTGGPAGAKPAGNTGVAGLAGVGGTGGQLFGQPA, translated from the coding sequence ATGTCGTACCTACTGGCACTCCCAGACCAAATAGCTTTGGCCGCAGCGGATTTGGTGAGTATCGACGCCACCCTCGGTGCCGCCAACCGGGCCGCGGCGGTTCCTACCACCGCGGTACCGGCCGCCGGCGCCGACGAGGTCTCTGCGGCGGTGGCTTCATTTTTTGCCCGGCATGGACGGCACTATCAGGCCGCCAGCGATCAGGTGGCAACCTTCCACCAGCGGTTCGTTCAGTTGATGAAGCTGGGGGCATCGTCATATGCGGTGGCCGAGGCCGCGAATGCCGATCCGCTCCAGGCCGTTCTCGGCCTGATCAATGCGCCCACTCAGACGCTGCTGGGGCGCCCCCTGATCGGCAACGGCGCCGATGCGACGACGCCCGGCGGGGCTGGTGGCGCCGGTGGGTTGTTGTACGGGAATGGGGGAAACGGCGCCGCTGGTGCGGCCAACCAAGCCGGCGGTGTCGGCGGCGCGGCCGGCCTGATCGGCAACGGTGGGTCCGGGGGTGCAGGTGGGGTCGGCGCGGCGGGCGGCGCCGGCGGACACGGTGGTTGGTGGTACGGCAACGGAGGGTCGGGCGGCCAGGGTGGCAGTGGAATTGCCGGGACAGTGGGCAACAACGGGGGAAATGCGGGCAGTGGTGGTACGGGAGGCGCCGCCGGCTTGTGGGGCGCGGGTGGGGCCGGTGGGCAAGGGGGAACCGGCGGAGCGGCCGGGGGTACCGGAGTCGGCTCGGCACTGGGCGTGGCTGCCGGCAGTGGCGGCCGCGGTGGCGACGGGGGTTCCGGTGGATGGCTGGTCGGTAACGCCGGAGCGGGCGGTCAAGGAGGGTTGGGCGGCGACGGGAGCAACGGCGGCGGCGGACGCTTCGGCGGCAGTGGTGGTACCGGGGGCGGTGGCGGTGCCGCCGGATTGTTCGGCGACGGCGGCACCGGCGGAGCCGGCGGTGCGGGCGGTCTGAACGGTGGTGTTGGCGGCGGCGGTGGCGTCGGGGGCCTGGGCGGCGACGGTGGCCGTGGTGGATGGGTGTCCGGTAACGGTGGCGTCGGCGGGCAGGGCGGAGCGGGTGGACCGGGCAATTACATCGACAACCTGGTGATCCGCATTGGGACCTATGGCGGTGCCGGCGGGATGGGTGGCGCCGGTGGCGCCGCCGGTCTGTTCGGTACCGGCGGACAAGGCGGGGCCGGAGGCGCCGGCGGAGTCACCGGATTGGTCCTGGACCCCGTCACCGAACCCGGCGCTTTCGCGGGAGCGGGCGGGGCCGGGGGTAGCGGCGGCCACGGCGGTTTGCTGAACGGCACTGGCGGGGCGGGCGGCCAAGGTGGCGTCGGCGGCGCCGGCAGAATCGCGCCAGGCGCTGGTTCGTTCGGCGGCAACGGCGGCGCCGGCGGAGATGGTGGCGCCGGCGGGTTGTTCGGCGCGGGCGGTGCGGGCGCGGCCGGTGGTGCCGGTGGTGTCAGCGGCCGATCCGGGGCAGGCATCGGTGGCGACGGTGGGACCGGCGGCGCCGGTGGTGTCCTCGTCGGCGCCGGTGGCACGGGCGGCCAGGGCGGAGCGGGTGGCGCCGGGATTCAAGTGGGCCTGACCACCGGCATCGGCGGCGGCGGTGGTGACGGCGGCAACGGCGGCGCCGGCGGCGGTCTGTTCGGCAACGGCGGGGGCGGCGGCAACGGCGGTTCCGGCGGCCTGTCCTCCGTCCCGAGCGCTGCCGGCGCCAACGGGGGCAGCGGCGGCAACGGCGGGTCGGCTCAACTGATCGGCAACGGTGGCGGCGGTGGCACGGGCGGTGCCGGCGGTACGGGCGGTCCGGCCGGGGCAAAGCCGGCGGGCAACACGGGCGTCGCAGGGCTGGCAGGCGTAGGTGGGACCGGCGGGCAGCTGTTCGGTCAACCCGCCTGA
- a CDS encoding circularly permuted type 2 ATP-grasp protein, which translates to MALPDFSVDDRYDVDRLLAGYRTARAQEALFDLRDGPGGGYDEFVDTDGDVRATWTELADTISQGGRAGLERMRSVVHGLIDHDGITYTGTDPSREGPPTAGHGPEPGPWSLDTLPLVVSAADWAVLEAGLVQRSRLLDAVLADLYGPRSLLTEGLLPAQLVFAHPGYVRPANGIKVPGHHQLFMHGCDLSRLPYGGFQVNADWTQAPSGAGYALADRRVLAHAIPDLYERIAPRPTTPFAQALRLGLIDAAPDVVQDPVVVVLSPGIYSETAFDQAYLATLLGFPLVESADLVVRDGKLWMRSLGTLKRVDVVLRRVDALYADPLDLRADSRLGVVGLVEALHRGTVTVVNTLGSGILESPGLLRFLPEMAERLLGEEPLLPTAPVYWGGVPAELSHLLANLSSLLIKPTDGGETLVGPTLSAAQLTELAARIEAAPWRWAGQELPTFSSAPTDHAGVLSSAGVGMRLFTVAQRSGYAPMIGGLGYVVAPGPDAYTLKTVAAKDIWVRPTERAIAEMITLPSARPPAKTGAGTFAVSSPRVLSDLFWMGRYGERAENMARLLIVARERYHVYRHHQDTEESECVPVLMAALGKITGTDTGATDDGESDKAEMIAVAPSMLWSMTVDLDRPGSLIQSVEGLALCARAVRDQLSNDTWMVLTNVERAVGLRSDPPQSLAEADALLASAQSQALAGMLTLAGVASESMVHDVGWTMMDIGKRIERGLWLSALLTDTLTAVRGTVAEQSIVEAMLEACESSVIYRRRTLGKISVAAVTDLMLFDGQNPRSLQFQLERLRINLKNLPSSTGSSRPERIVDEISARLRRSDPAELEEITDGSREELAELLGAVHTALRDLSDVITATQLALPGGMQPLWGGPDERRTMPA; encoded by the coding sequence ATGGCGCTTCCAGATTTCTCGGTCGATGACCGCTACGACGTCGACCGGCTGCTTGCCGGTTACCGGACTGCGCGCGCCCAGGAAGCCCTGTTCGACCTGCGCGACGGACCCGGCGGCGGCTACGACGAGTTCGTCGACACCGACGGCGATGTGCGCGCCACCTGGACCGAGCTGGCCGACACCATCTCCCAGGGCGGCCGCGCAGGGCTGGAACGGATGCGTTCGGTGGTGCACGGCCTCATCGACCACGACGGCATCACCTACACCGGCACCGACCCGTCGCGCGAGGGGCCACCCACCGCCGGTCACGGGCCCGAGCCGGGGCCGTGGAGCCTGGACACGTTGCCGCTGGTGGTTTCCGCGGCCGACTGGGCGGTGCTGGAAGCCGGGCTGGTGCAGCGCTCACGCCTGCTGGATGCCGTGCTCGCCGATCTGTACGGGCCGCGCAGCCTGCTCACCGAAGGCCTGCTGCCGGCCCAGCTGGTGTTCGCCCACCCCGGTTACGTGCGGCCCGCCAACGGAATCAAGGTGCCCGGTCACCACCAGTTATTCATGCACGGCTGCGATCTGAGCCGGTTGCCGTACGGCGGGTTCCAGGTCAACGCGGACTGGACGCAGGCCCCCTCGGGCGCCGGCTATGCGCTGGCTGACCGGCGGGTGCTGGCGCACGCGATTCCCGACCTCTACGAGCGCATCGCCCCGCGGCCGACCACGCCGTTCGCCCAGGCGCTGCGGCTGGGCCTGATCGACGCCGCGCCCGACGTGGTGCAGGACCCGGTGGTGGTGGTACTCAGCCCAGGCATCTACTCCGAGACCGCGTTCGACCAGGCGTATCTGGCGACGCTGCTGGGTTTTCCGCTGGTGGAGAGCGCCGACCTGGTGGTGCGCGACGGCAAACTGTGGATGCGGTCGCTGGGCACCCTCAAACGCGTCGACGTGGTGTTGCGCCGGGTCGACGCCTTGTACGCCGACCCGTTGGATCTGCGCGCGGACTCCCGGCTCGGCGTAGTCGGTCTGGTGGAGGCGCTGCACCGCGGAACGGTCACCGTGGTCAACACCCTCGGCAGCGGCATCCTGGAAAGCCCTGGGCTGCTGCGCTTTCTGCCGGAGATGGCCGAGCGCCTGCTCGGCGAGGAGCCGCTGCTACCCACCGCGCCGGTCTACTGGGGCGGCGTTCCCGCTGAACTGTCGCACCTGCTGGCCAACCTGTCGTCCCTGTTGATCAAACCCACTGACGGCGGCGAAACCCTTGTCGGGCCGACTCTTTCGGCAGCACAGTTGACCGAACTCGCGGCGCGGATCGAGGCGGCGCCGTGGCGGTGGGCCGGCCAGGAACTGCCCACGTTCTCCTCGGCGCCCACCGACCACGCCGGGGTGTTGTCCTCGGCCGGCGTGGGGATGCGGTTGTTCACCGTCGCCCAACGCAGTGGCTACGCACCGATGATCGGCGGCCTGGGGTACGTGGTGGCGCCCGGACCTGACGCCTACACACTCAAAACCGTTGCCGCCAAGGATATCTGGGTTCGCCCGACGGAACGGGCGATCGCCGAGATGATCACCCTGCCGTCGGCCCGGCCACCCGCGAAGACCGGCGCGGGCACCTTCGCCGTCAGTTCGCCGCGCGTACTTTCCGACCTGTTCTGGATGGGACGCTACGGGGAACGCGCCGAGAACATGGCCCGGTTGCTGATCGTGGCGCGGGAACGCTACCACGTCTACCGCCACCACCAGGACACCGAAGAGAGCGAATGCGTGCCGGTCCTGATGGCCGCGTTGGGCAAGATCACCGGGACCGACACCGGGGCAACCGATGACGGCGAATCGGACAAGGCGGAGATGATCGCCGTGGCGCCCTCGATGCTGTGGTCGATGACCGTGGATCTGGACCGGCCGGGATCGCTGATCCAGTCGGTGGAAGGACTGGCACTGTGCGCCCGGGCGGTGCGCGACCAGTTGTCCAACGACACCTGGATGGTGCTGACCAACGTGGAGCGCGCCGTGGGGCTGCGGTCTGACCCGCCGCAGTCGCTGGCCGAGGCCGACGCCTTGTTGGCCTCGGCGCAGTCACAGGCGCTGGCCGGCATGCTGACGTTGGCCGGGGTGGCGAGCGAGTCGATGGTGCATGACGTCGGCTGGACGATGATGGACATCGGTAAGCGCATCGAACGGGGCCTGTGGCTGAGCGCGTTGCTGACCGACACCCTGACCGCCGTGCGCGGCACCGTCGCCGAGCAGTCCATCGTGGAGGCGATGCTCGAGGCCTGCGAGTCCTCGGTGATCTATCGGCGGCGCACGCTGGGCAAGATCAGCGTCGCGGCGGTGACCGACCTGATGCTGTTCGACGGGCAGAACCCCCGGTCGCTGCAATTCCAGTTGGAGCGGCTGCGTATCAACCTCAAGAACCTGCCGAGTTCGACGGGATCGTCGCGTCCGGAACGGATCGTCGACGAGATCAGCGCCCGCCTGCGCCGCTCGGATCCTGCTGAGCTCGAAGAGATCACCGACGGCAGCCGCGAGGAGCTGGCCGAGTTACTCGGTGCTGTGCACACCGCGCTGCGCGATCTGTCCGACGTGATCACCGCGACGCAGCTGGCCCTGCCCGGTGGCATGCAGCCGCTGTGGGGCGGACCCGACGAGCGCCGCACGATGCCCGCCTAG